Proteins from one Bradyrhizobium amphicarpaeae genomic window:
- a CDS encoding LysE family translocator produces the protein MLGIHEIWLFILSGVLLNITPGPDSVYVIGRSMQMGWRGGAAAAFGISCGCFVHVAAAAIGLSALLMASSTAFSILKLVGAAYLVLTGLQMLWSRPVLAAALDEPVRSSLRRVFLQGVFTNALNPKVALFFLAFLPQFVAADATHKPLAFLALGLIFIFTGTLWCLVLAAFAAKAAHRLRESEGVIAWVNRGLGCLFIYLGIRVAMLETR, from the coding sequence ATGCTGGGCATTCACGAAATCTGGCTTTTCATCCTGTCGGGCGTGCTGCTCAACATCACGCCGGGGCCTGATTCCGTCTACGTCATCGGCCGCAGCATGCAGATGGGCTGGCGGGGCGGAGCCGCGGCCGCATTCGGCATCAGTTGCGGCTGTTTTGTCCATGTCGCGGCCGCTGCGATCGGCCTTTCGGCCCTGCTGATGGCCTCGTCGACCGCCTTCTCGATCCTGAAGCTGGTCGGCGCGGCCTATCTCGTGCTCACCGGGCTGCAGATGCTGTGGTCGCGCCCGGTGCTGGCGGCGGCGCTCGACGAGCCGGTGCGGAGCTCGCTGCGGCGGGTCTTCCTCCAGGGGGTCTTCACCAACGCGCTCAATCCCAAGGTCGCGCTGTTCTTCCTGGCCTTCCTGCCGCAATTCGTCGCAGCCGATGCGACCCACAAGCCGCTCGCCTTTCTGGCGCTCGGCCTGATCTTCATCTTTACGGGGACGCTTTGGTGCCTGGTGCTGGCCGCGTTCGCGGCCAAAGCCGCCCACCGCCTGCGCGAGTCCGAAGGCGTGATCGCCTGGGTCAACCGCGGCTTGGGCTGCCTCTTCATCTATCTCGGCATCCGCGTCGCCATGCTGGAGACGCGGTAA
- a CDS encoding sulfite exporter TauE/SafE family protein yields MIDPLLILIAAVFLLAGFVKGVVGLGLPTVSMGLLAVSMAPSRAIAIVIVPAIVTNIWQTFVGPYLRDILRRLWPLMIGTVIGCWLNAGALTGPHARYGTIVLGVLLVIYAIIGLNKFQFHVAPKNEKWIGGVVGVVTGVISASTGVQVIPSMPFMQAIGMEKDELVQALGVFFTTATLALAFNLTASGLLTPANAVPGAVGMAMAFAGMFIGQSVRARMPAEAFRRWFLIAMILLGFYLAGSALMKEFA; encoded by the coding sequence ATGATCGACCCGCTTCTCATCCTCATCGCCGCCGTCTTCCTCCTCGCCGGATTCGTCAAGGGCGTGGTCGGCCTCGGCCTGCCGACGGTGTCCATGGGCCTGCTCGCGGTCAGCATGGCGCCCAGCCGGGCGATCGCCATCGTCATCGTGCCCGCCATCGTCACCAACATCTGGCAGACCTTCGTCGGTCCTTATCTGCGCGACATCCTGAGGCGGCTGTGGCCGCTGATGATCGGCACCGTGATCGGCTGCTGGCTCAATGCCGGCGCGCTGACCGGCCCGCATGCCCGCTACGGCACGATCGTGCTCGGCGTGCTCCTGGTGATCTACGCCATCATCGGGCTGAACAAATTCCAGTTCCACGTCGCGCCCAAGAACGAGAAATGGATCGGCGGCGTGGTCGGTGTCGTCACCGGCGTGATCTCGGCCTCGACAGGCGTGCAAGTGATCCCCTCGATGCCGTTCATGCAGGCGATCGGCATGGAAAAGGACGAGCTGGTGCAGGCGCTCGGCGTGTTCTTCACGACGGCAACGCTGGCGCTCGCCTTCAACCTCACCGCCAGCGGATTGCTGACGCCGGCCAATGCCGTGCCCGGTGCCGTTGGCATGGCCATGGCCTTTGCCGGCATGTTCATCGGCCAATCGGTGCGCGCACGAATGCCGGCCGAAGCGTTCCGCCGCTGGTTCCTGATCGCGATGATCCTGCTCGGCTTCTATCTCGCCGGCAGCGCACTGATGAAGGAGTTTGCATAA
- a CDS encoding LysR substrate-binding domain-containing protein — translation MRFDLVDLQLFIAVADQRSITRGAERSHLALASASARIKGLEDALGVALLKRGRRGVELTAAGESLLDHARLVIHQIDAMRGDLAGFASGVRASVHFLANTSGLSEHLPKALAGFLREHRDIAVDIEERESTDIAAAITAGAADLGFAAEHALPDHIERFLFSEDRLALVTSKRGPFAGRRQIDFQEAGACDFVGLTSATALQMHISKHAARLGMRPHFRARLRDFDAICQMVAADVGVALVPEAAARRCAKLMPLAIVRLRDAFANRRLVICARSFKALPRPAKLLVEHLRAEAV, via the coding sequence ATGCGTTTCGACCTCGTCGACCTCCAGCTCTTCATCGCGGTCGCCGACCAGCGCAGCATCACCCGCGGCGCGGAGCGGTCGCATCTGGCGCTGGCCTCGGCCAGCGCGCGCATCAAGGGGCTCGAGGACGCGCTCGGCGTCGCGCTGCTCAAGCGCGGCCGGCGCGGCGTCGAGCTGACCGCGGCCGGCGAGAGCCTGCTCGACCATGCGCGGCTGGTGATCCACCAGATCGACGCCATGCGCGGCGATCTGGCCGGCTTTGCCTCCGGCGTGCGCGCCAGCGTGCATTTCCTCGCCAACACGTCGGGCCTGTCGGAGCATCTGCCCAAGGCGCTCGCCGGCTTCCTGCGCGAGCATCGCGACATCGCGGTCGACATCGAGGAGCGCGAAAGCACCGACATCGCAGCCGCGATCACCGCGGGCGCGGCCGATCTCGGCTTCGCCGCCGAGCACGCGCTGCCCGACCACATCGAGCGCTTCCTGTTCAGCGAGGACCGCCTGGCGCTGGTGACGTCGAAACGCGGCCCGTTCGCCGGCCGCCGCCAGATCGATTTCCAGGAAGCGGGGGCGTGCGACTTCGTCGGCCTCACCAGCGCCACCGCGCTCCAGATGCATATTTCGAAGCACGCGGCGAGGCTCGGCATGCGCCCGCATTTCCGCGCGCGCCTGCGGGATTTCGACGCGATCTGCCAGATGGTCGCCGCCGATGTCGGCGTTGCCCTCGTGCCCGAAGCCGCAGCCCGCCGCTGCGCCAAGCTGATGCCGCTCGCTATCGTCCGCCTGCGCGATGCCTTCGCCAACCGCAGGCTCGTGATCTGCGCGCGCAGCTTCAAGGCGCTGCCGCGGCCGGCGAAGCTGCTGGTAGAGCATTTGAGGGCGGAGGCGGTGTGA
- a CDS encoding adenylate/guanylate cyclase domain-containing protein — translation MERRLAAIVCADVAGYSRMMGSDEAGTHAAFKAHRSAIHPIILNHGGRVVKNTGDGFLLEFPSIVGAAEAAIAMQTLMAERNRHLPADRTMQFRLGIHMGDVIADEDEVFGDDVNIAVRLESVASPGGFAISAKAYKEASKHLPVPLVDAGNHRFKNIKDPVGVWTWTAEGAPALAPELREASTLSQQYRTAIVGVLPFANLSDAQDEYFSDGLTEDLIHALSLQSFYRVLSRNSTFPFKGRNTSTRLIAREIDATYLIQGSVRRAGAKIRVTAELIAPETGEQLWTGRYDRDIGDFFAMQDEITTNLSAAIATEIVRAEASAPARLSTDVTAWDRFLKGLSHYYRQTKEDLTAAIDLFREAISVDPKLSIAHAYLATIQIQSIQFGWIKGTREMWAEAMNLAETSVRLDPRSSFAFSILSWTHALEGHYEAAMDAAKRAVALNPYDNGARGVLGICHFVIGEHREAIELFSMAAQRDNSDPRYQWAALNAFSHYLLRQYDATLSWAREQLYINPNHMQALAIRAAALAQLGRTAEASEATGVLMGNYPTLNVDRHLRNFHWKRPEDLAHYREGLLKAGVPLAKLTLIQSDVKRAAES, via the coding sequence ATGGAAAGACGTCTGGCTGCCATCGTCTGCGCCGATGTCGCCGGCTATTCGCGCATGATGGGCAGCGACGAGGCCGGCACCCATGCTGCCTTCAAGGCCCATCGCAGCGCGATCCATCCCATCATCCTCAATCACGGCGGCCGCGTCGTGAAGAACACCGGCGACGGCTTCCTGCTGGAGTTCCCTTCGATCGTCGGGGCCGCAGAGGCCGCCATCGCGATGCAGACGCTGATGGCGGAGCGTAACCGCCACCTGCCGGCCGACCGCACCATGCAGTTCCGCCTCGGCATCCACATGGGCGACGTCATCGCCGACGAAGACGAAGTTTTCGGTGACGACGTCAACATTGCAGTCCGGCTGGAATCGGTGGCAAGCCCAGGCGGCTTTGCGATCTCGGCCAAGGCCTACAAGGAGGCGAGCAAGCATCTCCCCGTGCCGCTGGTCGATGCCGGCAATCATCGCTTCAAGAACATCAAGGACCCGGTCGGGGTCTGGACCTGGACAGCCGAGGGTGCGCCGGCGCTCGCGCCCGAGCTTCGGGAGGCATCCACCCTCTCGCAACAGTACCGCACCGCGATCGTCGGCGTGCTGCCCTTCGCCAATCTCAGCGATGCCCAGGACGAATATTTCTCCGACGGCCTCACCGAGGATCTGATCCACGCGCTGTCGCTGCAATCCTTCTATCGCGTGCTGAGCCGTAACTCGACCTTCCCTTTCAAGGGCAGGAACACCAGCACCCGCCTGATCGCACGCGAGATCGACGCCACCTATTTGATCCAGGGTTCGGTGCGGCGCGCCGGAGCCAAGATCCGCGTCACCGCCGAGCTGATCGCGCCGGAGACCGGCGAGCAGCTCTGGACCGGCCGCTACGACCGCGACATCGGCGACTTCTTCGCGATGCAGGACGAGATCACGACCAATCTGTCCGCTGCCATCGCCACCGAGATCGTCCGGGCGGAAGCCTCGGCGCCCGCGCGGCTCTCGACGGACGTCACCGCCTGGGATCGCTTCCTCAAGGGACTGTCGCACTACTATCGGCAGACCAAGGAGGACCTGACTGCCGCCATCGACCTGTTCCGGGAAGCCATCAGTGTCGATCCCAAACTGTCGATCGCGCATGCCTATCTCGCCACGATCCAGATCCAGAGCATCCAGTTCGGCTGGATCAAGGGCACGCGCGAGATGTGGGCCGAGGCAATGAACCTGGCTGAGACCAGCGTCCGGCTCGACCCGCGCTCCTCCTTCGCGTTCTCGATCCTGTCCTGGACGCACGCATTGGAGGGGCATTACGAAGCCGCGATGGACGCGGCCAAGCGCGCGGTCGCGCTCAATCCCTACGACAACGGCGCGCGCGGCGTGCTGGGCATCTGCCATTTCGTCATCGGCGAGCACCGGGAGGCGATCGAGCTGTTCTCGATGGCCGCGCAGCGCGACAACAGCGACCCGCGTTACCAATGGGCGGCGCTGAACGCCTTCAGTCATTATCTGTTGCGCCAATATGACGCGACCCTGTCATGGGCGCGCGAGCAGCTCTACATCAACCCGAACCACATGCAGGCGCTGGCGATCCGCGCCGCGGCCCTGGCACAATTGGGGCGGACCGCCGAGGCGAGCGAGGCGACCGGCGTGCTGATGGGCAACTACCCGACCCTCAATGTCGATCGTCACTTGCGCAACTTCCACTGGAAACGGCCCGAGGATCTCGCCCACTATCGCGAGGGACTGCTGAAGGCCGGCGTGCCGCTCGCCAAGCTGACCCTGATTCAGAGCGACGTCAAACGCGCCGCCGAATCCTGA